The genomic stretch tttgacaatattttgttgagaattacCTGACACCAAAATCATATAAAGACactaccaaaaacaacaaaaataactatagaccagtatctctgatgaccctaaatgcaaaaatcctaaacaaaatagcTTCACCTACAATTTTTAATCTTCTagccagaaaatgaaaaaaagctaGATATAACATTTAACACACTATACCAAAAATAGAATTTCACCAATACAAAACTGAGATAATTTACATTCTTTGTACATCTTCAAAATCTTGTATTTTATACTGATAGCAGGTCAATTTGCATTAGCCATATTTTAAGGGCTCAATACCCACACTAAActgtagaaaaagaaattggCCTGGTCCATTGTCTGGTCTTCTTAATTTAATTAAGAACAAGCGTGTGAACGTATGCTACTCTCCAAACTCTGTATTCTATTACTATAGATTTGGATCAAGATACACTTTCTGCAGAATTTATATATTAGTAAAATTTAATAGTGTGAGACCAGTACTATATCTGATATTAGATAAATGGCAACAAAATGGTTGCCACTTGAAATTCGTTTCAACCATTCATCCATTTACAGATATTAACACAATTAACATTCAGTAGACACTCTTGTTTTTAGTACTTCCCAGAATTACTGCCTTTctgtattttacttatatatattgTGCATGTGTGCATCTGTTTCTCCTATGACACTACATAAGGGAAGGAACTACAGTCATTATACATCTGTTCCTTAGTAGAATGTTTTACACACAGCAAAGTGGTCAGGTACTGTTCAATGAATGTGGCCATGCATTGATTATCAGTCTGAACCAGCTTGtcatttcatcagtgttttccaGTAGTTAAGACACAGTCCACATTTCGCAGTGCAATTTTCTCTTAAGAATCATTTTTAATACCTTAACCCAATTATTATAAAGTAGTTGAGAAATTTCCTACTAGTAAGAATGACATTTACAGCTGAGGCACACATAAACAAGTACAAGAGAAGAGCCCTCTACATCAACctcttatacaaaaaaaaaaaacaaaaaaaaaaaccagaaacagaaacaaaaaccaacataCATCTGGAAGGGAAGAACAGTGAACAATGTTTCCTACCACTGTCAATAGTGGCATGGTTCTAATGAGCTCTGGAGACTTACCATTCTAAATTGAACCATAGAAATCTCGTAgtagccagagaaaagaaaatctaaaaatctcATATAATATTATGACTGAAGGCCAAACCTACTAAAAAATACACAAGCTCAAAACCATTTGGTAATGATACAAATGACTCTATTACAAAGTCCTTTACCAGTCTTCAGAtgacagaaataattttatgtagcatgtaaaaactggaaaaatgcaaGACTTGAGAGAGGTCTTATCCTCTTATTCTGTATACAATAAAATGGCAGTTTGATAATATTGGTATTTCCCAAAGTAATTACCACTTTAATAATTTTAGCACCAAAAATTCCTACTAATGAAATGTTTCCTGTTTTGCAGACTACTGGAATACACAAGCATTTCATATGATTCCCACATTTATTCGTCTACTGTATGTAAATCAATCTTCAAAAAACTGAGTAAAATGCACTAAAGGAattacttttcccttttctttttagatgACTGTTCCAAAAGTGGGATAAATTCAGCTTCctcactgtgttttcttttcttttttctctttttatggtcACTCTGGTAACCACTGGAGTCACTACCTTGGAAAACAGGATCCTGGTCTTCCtggtgctttttcttcttcttcttctttggctCTTCGTTCTGGAAGCCATTCGTATTATTTATCTGCAGGTTTGTCTCTTCTTTCACAGTGACATCTGCAAAATCTGCTAGTTCTCTGTTATCACTCTCCACTTCATATGGCTCTgggtctgtcttctttttctttttcttcttcagaggTTTTTCTACAATTTCTTCAGTGCCAGTTTCTGTTACTTCTTCAGAAACTGTAGAGCACTTGGTTTGTAAACTaaaataacagttaaaaaaaaaattacagggcaataaacaaataaaatgagatcaaGAATATACCAAATGTTAATCTTTCTTCTAAATAATGACAGTAGTACAAGATACAGAAGTATGGCATAAATATCAAATATTCTATTCTGATGTCTTggaaaaaatttttccaaagtcCTTCCAGACTGTTTTCATacataaaaatgacataaaaaatttttatcaaaatgtaccttataaattttgttttgattcaaAAAAATTTGCTCACTGTGCATGAAACATCACAATACTCAGGCTTAGTAGCCAAACAACTGAcgagtgataaaaaaaaaaaaaaaaatacacgtgtACTGTCTACCAAAATTAATGGAGTTTCCCATCTATGAATCCTTGtttcaaattattcatttttttcaaaaacaaaaaccaaggatCAGTGAAGTAGCCCTCTCTACTGGATGCAGAGTCCCATCCAGTAGCACTAGCTACATCTAATTAAGTAATTTCAATGAGctaacagaaaaatacagaaattatctACCTGGCATAGTGACATTAAGCAAAGATGATTAAGCTTTCAGCAGTTTCAAGCTCAAggatcaactttttaaaaaattaaccaaactAGTAAATAGGAAGATTGAGTTAGTAAACTACAGACCCATTAGCTAGAAGTGCAGACCTTTGGAATATTCAAAACGCTGTCAAAGCACTTAAGATTCCAATTTACATTGACTTTATGGCATAttctaaaaaaattactttctgaaAGAGGGGCTTATGTTCTCTAAATTCAGAATTAAACAGAAATGActaccaaaattaaaataaatgtgattagGAACTGACCTAGAGGTATTTAATTTTCCCCGAATGCAGAATACTCCAGCAGCATCTGAGTCCAAACGAAATACTTCAAATTCTAGTTCATCACCCACATTTATCTCTAGGATCTGCCACTGCTCAGCTGGCATCTGCTCAGGTTTAGGGATGGAGGCATTGAAACACCCATGTACTAAACAGCCAATGTGGCTAGAAGACACTTTATTAACTGTAccctgggaagaaagaaaaaaaagagaaaaagcatcaAGCTATCTAAAGagtttaaaaggtaaataaaactttataagcTTCAAAATGATCTTAGAAAACACTGAAATAATGGAATAATTTCATATGGAAAaagattttcaattaaaatttacatGTTATACTAAACCATTTTAAAACACTGTAGAGTTTTTAGAAGGCTGGAACTTTGGTAAACTGCATGCATATCAATTGCCTAACTGGATAAACAACTAACTCTTCccacctctaaaaaaaaaaaaacaaaaaacaaaaaaaaaaaaaacctacctcaGCTCCTGCTACAGGACTCCCTGGGGAGTAGATTATAACCATATTGAAACCAAGCAGAAAATACTGTTTGATATTACCTAAATGTGAAAAGACCTCAAGGCAGGAAGCATATGTTTTTTTATAACTAGGAGCCACATTATATTTCCATAAACAGTCTGAATTTCAAAGCTTAAAAAGCATTGTCGGAAGGCATGGGCacttaagtgcctgacttcggctcaggtaatgatttcaaggtttgtggattccagccccgcatcaggctctgtgctgataactgggagtctggagcctgctttggattctgtgtctccatctctctctacccttcccccattcacattctgtctctctcagaaataaacttaaaaaaaattatttaacaattaACTTTAGTAGGATATAATAAGCACTGTATTTGAAGACAACTTATCCTTCATCAGATCTTGAACATGGCTACTCTGaatcacaaaaacatttttagaagctTTAAAGCTAAAAAGTATGAAGTTTATAAACAGAACTACTAAACCTCCGTAACACAAAAGTCCAgctaaaaatgggcaaagcactTAAAGAGGCCTTTCTTATTGAAACACAAGAAGAATCTCACGAAGGAAAACGCAAATTAAGGAGAACCTAGTATTATCCATCAGTTTAATTAAAAGActaacagatgctggcaaggacaCAGAGCAACTAATAGTgttgaatgtttaattttatgaaaaacaggCTAATTCCTCAAACACCTACCCTCTGACTTAGCAATACAGCTTCCAGTTCCTAcctaggagaaatgaaaatacacattcacacagcttcattcataatagcTCCAGACTGgaaaccaaaatgtccatcaatgaagaTGAACAATCAAATTGTAATACATTCACATAACTGAATTCTatgaacaaaaaggaataaaactacCAATACACCATCAAACAGCATGGATGAAGTGTAAAAACATGTTGAACAAAAGAGGTCAGATTTTCATCAGAGTGTATAATGAAAATTTCCACTAATATAAAATGAGAAGCTTAAGCAAAACTAATGTATGATAAACAGAAGCAGAATAGTGGTTGGATCTAGAAGAGAGGATTGACCAGGAAAGGGCATGACGGTCATTCTCAAATAAAATGGTATATATGCACTTGTCAGAATTCATTGAACTGAACACTATGATCTATGCATTTTGTTGTATATAATTTAGATCtcttattgtatgtaaattataccatgtttaaaattaaaaattggaaaaaactGCCCAGATGTATTTGAAGACTGGATCTCATTGTGGGTAACAGAGTAAAAGGAATCATTTTATTCTTAGTTTCATACTTTCTGTACAGTATGTTATTTCCATGTTTATATCTATGGTAACTTACACAAAGCAGATGAGTTAAGTGTcggaatttttttaagtacatatcTGCCAACTTTAATAGTATGGAGGCTAGCTGTATAACCCAACTTTGGCAGGCCCAGGATACTATTTCTACCAGTTTAACCGAcactgtaaaattttttttaaattagaaatgccTTGTAGAATTTGTCAGTGAAATTTGATCAGTATATTCATTAACAATAAAGGTTAATCTTATAAGAaccattaataaaaaattttataggaagtgcttaaagaaaaaaacatacaaacatgtatggatacacacacacacacatcaacaaATACACTCAAAACTGCTGGTAGAAGACAGTCAATTTCACATCCATCTGTATATCTAGATTGTCTTAAAAAACCTTCCCAACAGGGCCTTCATTACCATGGCACCTGATGGGTGCCCTAACCTCACTGTTCATTCACTTTCATAACCTGCCTGGTCCCACAACTATTTGAATTTTCAATTCCTATTTGAAACACTACTACACGGTTTGaatcttgtaaatatttttttaatgtttatttgagacagagagggggagggagagagagagagagagtgtgtgcacatgagcgggggaggggcagaaagagagagaagcaggccccaggctctgacctgtcagcacagtctgacatgggactcaaactcacaaactgtgagatcatgacctgagctgcattaggaagctcaactgacagagccatccaggagcccctagcCCCAGTTTAAATCCTTTATAAAGAAACTATTGGTATGTATCACTTAAGATCGTTCTGGTGCTATacaaagaagagaataaattGTATGACACACATACTCTGCATATACAGGTGAGTTCTAGAAGAATGGAGTTTAAAAACTTACCAAGGTTggattgactttttttctttgaaaataatttttaggggtgtctaggtggcttagtcagttaagtatctgacttgggctcacggcatgatctcacagttcatcagttagagctccatgttgggctctctgctgtcagcacagagcctgctttagatcctctgcccccctctctctgcccctcccctgctttctctttcaaaaataaacattttaaaaaataacttttagctACCCACAATAGCAAGCCATTTACTTCTCGAGGTGTATAGTCTTAAAAATCTTCCAAATTATATCATTATACAACTATACAAAGaaagctttaaatatatatacataccataaGCTTTTGCCCTGGTTCAgggcagaaaataacaaaatctgCTTCAATGTTAAGATGAATGTGTCCTTGATCATCATAAATATCTCCCAGTTCACCTACCACTTTGATGTTATCATATGCAATGGGGACACCTAaaaggctgttaaaaaaaaaaatgatatgtttTATCCTCTTTCAAAATAGTCCAATGTCCTGATTAAACTGGCCGAGTCCAAAAATTATACATCTATCTCTTAAATATAAGCACACATGCCAAAATACAATAGCATTATCATTAGTCCATAATGACTTGAGTAATTCAACTTGACCAAAAGCTTCCAATATactaaatttaaaaggattattcaACATAAGTACCCAGAAACAAAATGTCCAATTATGCATGAGCATGTTGACCTTTCTTCTCTAATAGCTATGCACTGGAATTATAGTCATTCTccaatgagagaaagaaaaaaaaaatgagagaaaaatgtcTCTAATTTCTGAGCATACCTGAATGAAGGCAATTTTGGTATTACCCACCATTACTAGATTTCTGTACTAGACGGCCCATAGCAAGATCAGTATTAAAGGTGAAGGCCTTGAATATTAAAGCCAATGACTTACGGGAGAAAAATCCTCAAATTATAACTGTTAATAGTAAATAGAAATGTTATTAAATACAActacatatttcatttattagGAACTGAGTGGCTCAAGCAGTAAGGctctgactcctgactttggctcaggtcatgatcttaaagtGAAGAAATCAAGCTCACTTGATCTTAAAGTGAAGAAATCAAGCTCACATCAGGCTcacactgggcatgaaacctgcttaagattctctttcccaaTCCCTCTGTCCCTACTCTGCTTGTGCACTtgtgtatatgcatgcatgcacacgctcattctctctctctcaaaaacaaaactgattttgcCAACTTAGTCTATATAGTATGAAAGGATTAGGGGACAACTACTATTTCAAAAGGTCATTTCCAAGTACTTAAGGAATTTTAACTACTAAAGAGGGAAACCTGGTGACTTCACTAGCACACCCACTACTTACGAAAACTTCACTGACTCCCCAGGAAAGGCTTAAATCACTCCTCTTCCACTCCTAGAAGACGCCATGGCACAGCATCGCATCCTAAGTGTGCTTGATCTCGGTTTACTGACTCTAGCTCTGTGTATGTTTGCATTCCACACACTACTCAAAAACCCTTGAGAAGACAGAACACTTTGTAGAACTCTACTAAATTCCTAAAAGTATTCACATAGTATAAGGGAAAGAATTTACCCCAATAGCTATTGCTTAATAAAACAGCCAGAAGCCACTGGAAAGGAACTTTAGTAACTATCAAATCAAGAAGATCCTAAATTTAGAGATTTGCTCCAGGAAGCCCTTTTTGAACTGTTAATTTCTCAATGTGTTTTCCCAAGCAAGAACTACACCATCACAGAAACCCAGAAGTCCACCAGACTGGTCAATGAGGAAACAAACCTATTTATAAATAGCTGGACACAAAATCtcattctaaatatatatatgtatacatatacacatacataaatacatacgtATCAGCATAAAATCATGTTTGCATGGTTTCCATATACATAAAAATTTCCAGGAAGGACACCTGGGTCaatctgttggttaagtgtccaactcttggttttcactcaggtcatgatcttacagttcttgagttcaagccacgAGTCGGACTCTACACTGCTGTAGaccctacctgggattctctctctgccccttcctgctcactcactctctcactcaaaataaataaaattaaaattcaagggTAGATTATTAAGTATGGAAGTATGGAAGTATTAAGTATTACTGAGAAGTACTCCTTACTTCAGAAAAGCATTTTGCCATTGGAGACACTGTATGTGTTCTCTGAGTTGTCAATTCAAAACCCCTGCATCAATCTAGACACTTTCTAGACACATTCATGATTCTAGGTATCAGTGCATATGTCATCCAACTATTTCAGTCTTTCCAGGTAGTCATGCTTGAGTATTCTCACACGGAagtatattgtattgtattgtattacaGCACTTacggatttttgttttttttccaaatgtgtaAGTAGCTTGTATTACCTTTAAGTTTCAATTCACAATAAAGATGTGTTTTCATGGTAGTAAAGGTAGTACTGCAAAATATTTCCCATCAGAAAGAGGTATTGGGTTATGGAGGGTTCAAAATTGGTAACTAGGGAATGTAACCATAGAGCCCTAAACCCAAATAGATTTGTGTAAATCCATCAAACCCAAGAAACCCTTTATTGACatcaaattgtcttccaaataaaatactaaaacagTGATTACTAAATATAGGTTTTATCTACTTTTGTCTTGAGAAAGTAAATTTGGATTTGTTCATAAAGATGTTTTATGCTTATTAAAAGACTGTACCATCAAGTGGGACTGACCTTGAGAGGGAGTGCCTCCacgggcacagagaggggaaaggagaggaccCTGCCCCAGGCACTCCAGGTTGAGAGGTTGCCCTGAGAAGACAAATCCctgtaacatttggctttgaaaaccagaggtcCAGAAGCTTCTCCAgttttgtcccctccccacctccacaatCAGAAGGGCTTCACACCTTGAACCCTGAAAATCAACAGGCTCAATAGATTAAGAGGCAGGAGGGTAACAGAAAACTGAGTCTCTGCCTTAAAGTACAGCATAACAAACAGCTCCACTTAGATACAGCACA from Prionailurus viverrinus isolate Anna chromosome A2, UM_Priviv_1.0, whole genome shotgun sequence encodes the following:
- the POLR1F gene encoding DNA-directed RNA polymerase I subunit RPA43, which gives rise to MAAGCSEAPPPKAASEGPVAGPAGVLPCLELPTYAAACALVNSRYSCLVAGPHRRHIALSPRYLNRKRTGIREQLDAELLRYSESLLGVPIAYDNIKVVGELGDIYDDQGHIHLNIEADFVIFCPEPGQKLMGTVNKVSSSHIGCLVHGCFNASIPKPEQMPAEQWQILEINVGDELEFEVFRLDSDAAGVFCIRGKLNTSSLQTKCSTVSEEVTETGTEEIVEKPLKKKKKKKTDPEPYEVESDNRELADFADVTVKEETNLQINNTNGFQNEEPKKKKKKKHQEDQDPVFQGSDSSGYQSDHKKRKKKRKHSEEAEFIPLLEQSSKKKREK